Proteins encoded within one genomic window of Sphingosinicella ginsenosidimutans:
- a CDS encoding type 1 glutamine amidotransferase domain-containing protein, translating into MPPISQSRVLILATDGFEDSELLEPRRRLIDAGAHVVLAAPEAREIAGDKGARIAADARIDAVRADDFDALMLPGGTKNPDKLRTIPEAVGLVRAFMAAEKPVGAICHGPWLLVEADAVRGRTVTGWPSVRTDLRNAGAQVVDREAVVDGNLVTSRNPDDIPAFTGAFISLVEKAPASVPV; encoded by the coding sequence ATGCCGCCAATTTCGCAATCGCGAGTCCTGATCCTCGCCACCGACGGGTTCGAGGACAGCGAGCTGCTCGAGCCGCGCCGCCGCCTGATCGACGCCGGCGCGCATGTCGTCCTCGCCGCGCCCGAAGCGCGCGAGATTGCGGGGGACAAGGGAGCGAGGATCGCGGCCGACGCGCGCATCGACGCGGTCCGCGCCGACGATTTCGACGCGCTGATGCTCCCCGGCGGCACCAAGAATCCGGACAAGCTGCGGACGATCCCCGAGGCGGTCGGGCTGGTCCGCGCCTTCATGGCCGCGGAAAAGCCGGTCGGCGCGATCTGCCACGGCCCCTGGCTGCTCGTCGAGGCGGACGCGGTTCGCGGGCGCACCGTGACGGGCTGGCCGTCGGTCAGGACGGACCTCAGGAACGCCGGCGCCCAAGTGGTGGACCGCGAGGCGGTGGTGGACGGCAACCTCGTCACCAGCCGCAATCCTGACGACATTCCGGCCTTCACCGGCGCCTTCATCTCGTTGGTCGAAAAGGCGCCGGCGAGCGTCCCCGTCTAG
- a CDS encoding glycine zipper 2TM domain-containing protein, with the protein MRTIKFLAIAMAAAAPVLAAPAMAQSRAEQARWEQAQRRFENERAIYQHERELYDAAVARGRYDDRGRDPYATDYDAARYYRDDPRYQERTLTRDDYVYRGSDGRYYCRRSDGTTGLIVGAAAGGILGNVIDGGRHRTGGTLIGGALGALLGRSVEQNSQEMRCR; encoded by the coding sequence ATGAGGACCATCAAGTTTCTGGCCATCGCAATGGCTGCGGCGGCGCCCGTGCTTGCCGCGCCGGCAATGGCGCAGAGCCGGGCCGAGCAGGCACGGTGGGAGCAGGCGCAGCGCCGCTTCGAGAATGAGCGCGCCATCTATCAGCACGAGCGCGAGCTCTACGACGCGGCCGTCGCGCGCGGCCGCTACGACGATCGCGGACGTGATCCCTATGCGACCGATTATGATGCGGCTCGCTATTATCGGGACGACCCGCGCTATCAGGAGCGGACGCTCACCCGCGACGACTATGTCTATCGCGGATCGGACGGGCGCTATTATTGCCGGCGCAGCGACGGCACCACCGGCCTGATCGTCGGCGCGGCTGCCGGCGGCATTCTCGGCAACGTCATCGACGGCGGGCGCCATCGCACCGGCGGCACGCTGATCGGCGGCGCCCTCGGCGCCCTGCTCGGCCGCTCCGTCGAACAGAACAGCCAGGAGATGCGCTGCCGCTAG
- the otsA gene encoding alpha,alpha-trehalose-phosphate synthase (UDP-forming) — translation MSRLIVISNRVSTPKPRSSGGAQGGLAVALAAALRESRGLWFGWSGETAEEFTGQINMQRVDGVTTATVDLEEQDVDEYYNGYANRTLWPLFHYRIDLAEYDRSFGSGYERVNQRFAETVAPLIEPDDLVWVHDYHLVPLGQQLRRRGLKNRIGFFLHIPWPPQRLMVSLPFHERLVRSMLDYDLIGLQTEEWLESFHHYVTRELGGTVEPDGTIEIDGRRVKTGAFPIGIDPEEFRAALATDEARQAYDTLKRSAEHRKMIIGVDRLDYSKGLAERFHGYRRFLEEHPDWSGRVSFLQIAPPSRGEVHTYAHIREDLDQLSGRINGAFAHVDWVPIRYVNQGYPRAGLAGFYRASDIGLVTPLRDGMNLVAKEYVAAQDPDDPGVLILSRFAGAAHQLGEALLVNPYSKDELSDAIHAALSMERTERIRRWEKLIEAVNRDDVGSWLRGFVEVLRGERTHAPAEPAIPETA, via the coding sequence TTGAGCCGCCTCATCGTCATTTCCAATCGCGTTTCCACCCCCAAGCCGCGAAGCAGCGGCGGCGCGCAGGGCGGGCTTGCCGTCGCCCTCGCCGCGGCCTTGAGGGAATCGCGCGGGCTGTGGTTCGGCTGGTCCGGCGAAACCGCCGAGGAGTTCACCGGCCAGATCAACATGCAGCGGGTCGATGGGGTCACCACCGCGACGGTCGACCTCGAGGAGCAGGACGTCGACGAATATTATAACGGCTATGCCAACCGGACGCTGTGGCCGCTCTTTCACTACCGCATCGACCTTGCCGAATATGATCGGAGCTTCGGCTCGGGCTACGAGCGGGTGAACCAGCGCTTCGCCGAGACCGTCGCGCCGCTGATCGAGCCCGACGATCTCGTCTGGGTGCACGATTACCATCTCGTCCCGCTCGGCCAGCAGCTGCGCCGACGAGGGCTCAAGAACCGGATCGGCTTCTTCCTTCACATCCCCTGGCCGCCCCAGCGGCTGATGGTTTCGCTGCCGTTCCACGAGCGGCTCGTCCGATCGATGCTCGATTACGACCTGATCGGCTTGCAGACCGAAGAGTGGCTGGAGAGCTTCCACCATTATGTCACGCGCGAGCTCGGCGGCACGGTCGAGCCCGACGGCACGATCGAGATCGACGGCCGGCGGGTGAAGACGGGGGCCTTTCCGATCGGCATCGACCCGGAGGAGTTTCGCGCCGCACTCGCCACCGACGAGGCGCGCCAGGCCTATGACACGCTGAAGCGCAGCGCCGAGCATCGCAAGATGATCATCGGCGTCGATCGGCTCGATTATTCCAAGGGTCTTGCCGAGCGGTTCCACGGCTACCGCCGCTTCCTCGAGGAGCATCCGGACTGGAGCGGCCGGGTGTCGTTCCTGCAGATCGCGCCGCCATCACGCGGCGAGGTCCACACCTACGCCCATATCCGCGAGGATCTCGACCAGCTTTCGGGGCGGATCAATGGCGCCTTCGCCCATGTCGATTGGGTTCCGATCCGCTACGTGAACCAAGGCTATCCGCGTGCCGGGCTCGCCGGCTTCTACCGCGCGTCCGACATCGGGCTCGTCACCCCGTTGCGCGACGGCATGAACCTGGTCGCCAAGGAATATGTCGCGGCCCAGGATCCGGATGATCCGGGCGTTCTCATCCTCTCGCGCTTCGCCGGGGCGGCGCATCAGCTCGGGGAGGCCTTGCTCGTCAATCCGTACAGCAAGGATGAGCTCAGCGATGCGATCCACGCGGCACTCAGCATGGAGCGCACGGAGCGGATCCGTCGGTGGGAAAAGCTGATCGAAGCCGTGAACCGGGACGACGTCGGCAGCTGGCTTCGCGGCTTCGTGGAGGTCCTGCGCGGCGAGCGCACACACGCCCCGGCCGAGCCAGCGATACCTGAGACCGCCTGA
- a CDS encoding glycoside hydrolase family 15 protein, whose product MTNLDLWPIGNCQVSALIDREGGFVWACQPRVDGDPMFCSLLEPQGTDRRGTWRIVLEGQVSAEQRYFKNTPILATRLTDRDGGVAEIYDFCPRFERSGRMYRPVAFVRIVRPIAGAPRLRVLLNPATDWGAADAERTNGTNHVRYLLKPQPLRLTTDAPVMHVLDGRPFRLEQALHFFLGPDEPFVGNLTQVLSGMLHQTADHWREWVRGLAVPLEWQRVVIRAAIALKLCQHEETGAIVAALTTSIPEAPHSGRNWDYRYCWIRDAYYTVQALNRLGALDVLEGYLSYLRNIVDEAKDGHIQPLYAVSGEPRLEERQADALSGYRGMGPVRIGNAAYTQIQHDAYGQIVLSNTHAFFDERLFRAPTEDDFTSLERVGTLAWERHDQPDAGLWELRTRTAVHTYSAVMSWAACDRLGNIAERLGLGERARVWRRRATSIRKRIESRAWVESDQRFGATFDGEELDASLLQLLDMRFLDASDPRFINTFNAVEKGLRRGDSMLRYASEDDFGLPETAFNFCTFWFIEALHLVGRHEEARALYMKTLARLTPAGLLSEDSDFDSGELWGNYPQTYSLVGLINCASLLSRPWSSIR is encoded by the coding sequence GTGACCAATCTCGATCTGTGGCCCATCGGCAATTGCCAGGTCAGCGCGCTGATCGATCGCGAGGGCGGCTTCGTTTGGGCCTGCCAGCCGCGCGTCGATGGCGATCCGATGTTCTGCTCGCTCCTCGAACCGCAGGGGACGGACAGGCGCGGCACTTGGCGGATCGTGCTCGAAGGACAGGTCTCCGCCGAGCAACGCTATTTCAAGAACACGCCGATCCTCGCCACCCGCCTCACCGACAGGGATGGCGGTGTCGCGGAAATCTACGATTTCTGCCCGCGCTTCGAACGGTCCGGGCGCATGTACCGCCCCGTCGCCTTCGTCCGCATCGTTCGGCCGATCGCCGGCGCGCCGCGCCTTCGGGTGCTGCTCAATCCCGCGACCGACTGGGGTGCGGCGGATGCGGAGCGGACCAACGGCACCAATCATGTTCGCTACCTGCTGAAGCCACAGCCGCTCAGGCTCACCACCGACGCGCCCGTGATGCACGTCCTCGACGGCCGCCCCTTCCGCCTGGAACAGGCTCTCCATTTCTTCCTGGGTCCGGACGAGCCATTCGTCGGCAACCTCACTCAGGTGCTGTCGGGCATGCTGCACCAGACCGCGGATCACTGGCGCGAATGGGTGCGCGGGCTCGCGGTGCCGCTGGAATGGCAACGCGTCGTCATCCGCGCCGCGATCGCGCTGAAACTGTGCCAGCATGAGGAAACCGGCGCGATCGTCGCGGCGCTGACCACCTCGATCCCGGAGGCCCCTCACTCCGGGCGCAACTGGGATTATCGCTACTGCTGGATCCGCGACGCTTATTATACTGTGCAGGCGCTCAACCGGCTCGGCGCGCTCGACGTGCTGGAGGGCTATCTGTCCTACCTGCGCAACATCGTCGACGAGGCGAAGGACGGGCATATCCAGCCGCTTTACGCCGTTTCGGGCGAGCCCCGCCTGGAAGAGCGCCAGGCCGATGCGCTGAGCGGTTATCGCGGCATGGGCCCGGTGCGGATCGGCAATGCCGCCTACACCCAGATCCAGCACGACGCTTATGGCCAGATCGTGCTGTCGAACACACACGCCTTCTTCGACGAGCGCCTGTTCCGGGCGCCGACGGAGGACGATTTCACCTCGCTCGAACGGGTCGGGACGCTCGCCTGGGAGCGGCATGACCAGCCCGATGCGGGGCTGTGGGAGCTGCGTACCCGCACCGCCGTCCACACCTACAGCGCGGTGATGAGCTGGGCGGCGTGCGACCGGCTGGGCAATATCGCGGAGCGGCTCGGGCTGGGCGAGCGCGCGCGCGTGTGGCGTCGCCGCGCGACGTCGATCCGAAAGCGCATCGAAAGTCGGGCCTGGGTGGAGAGCGATCAACGCTTCGGCGCGACCTTCGATGGCGAGGAACTGGACGCGAGCCTGCTTCAGCTGCTCGACATGCGCTTCCTCGACGCGTCCGACCCGCGATTCATCAACACCTTCAACGCTGTCGAAAAGGGGCTTCGGCGCGGCGATTCGATGCTTCGCTACGCCTCCGAAGATGATTTCGGCCTGCCCGAGACGGCGTTCAATTTCTGCACGTTCTGGTTCATCGAGGCGCTCCATCTCGTCGGTCGCCACGAAGAAGCGCGTGCGCTGTACATGAAGACGCTGGCACGGCTGACCCCGGCGGGCCTGCTTTCCGAAGACAGCGATTTCGACAGCGGCGAACTGTGGGGCAACTATCCGCAGACTTATTCGCTTGTCGGACTCATCAATTGTGCGAGCCTGCTCTCGCGACCCTGGAGTTCGATCCGTTGA
- the otsB gene encoding trehalose-phosphatase, giving the protein MADLPPPPPGLLDGAALFLDFDGTLVELAETPDAIHVPAELGATLARLKARLGGRIAIVSGRSIEDLETHLPRPAIAFSGSHGLEIRLAGGDALPLSLPVGLDPRIAVEVAAFADARPGLLAEAKPLGVALHYRLAPGEADAVARFMEGVARRHDLRVQHGNMVVELRPEGATKGDAVRAFMSEPIFADARPVFVGDDLTDEHGFEAAAGLGGAGVLVGPARPTAAAYRLGSVAAVARWLNQ; this is encoded by the coding sequence ATGGCCGATCTCCCTCCGCCGCCGCCCGGGCTGCTCGACGGCGCGGCGCTGTTCCTCGACTTCGACGGCACTTTGGTCGAACTCGCCGAGACCCCGGACGCCATCCACGTCCCGGCTGAGCTTGGCGCGACGCTGGCCCGGCTCAAGGCGCGGCTCGGCGGCCGCATCGCCATCGTCAGCGGCCGCTCGATCGAGGATCTCGAAACGCATCTCCCGCGGCCCGCCATCGCCTTTTCCGGATCGCACGGACTCGAAATCCGGCTTGCCGGCGGCGATGCGCTGCCGCTCAGCCTCCCGGTCGGGCTCGACCCGCGCATCGCGGTCGAAGTCGCCGCGTTCGCCGACGCCCGGCCCGGCCTGCTGGCGGAGGCGAAGCCGCTCGGCGTGGCGCTTCATTATCGGCTGGCGCCGGGCGAGGCGGACGCCGTCGCGCGCTTCATGGAGGGCGTGGCCCGCCGGCACGATCTGCGGGTTCAGCACGGCAACATGGTGGTGGAGCTGAGGCCCGAGGGCGCGACCAAGGGCGATGCGGTGCGCGCGTTCATGTCGGAACCGATCTTCGCCGATGCGCGTCCTGTGTTCGTGGGCGACGACCTGACCGACGAGCATGGCTTCGAGGCCGCCGCCGGCCTCGGCGGAGCGGGCGTGCTGGTGGGACCGGCGCGGCCGACCGCGGCTGCCTATCGCCTGGGCTCGGTCGCGGCGGTGGCGCGGTGGCTGAACCAGTGA
- a CDS encoding SH3 domain-containing protein — MRAILTPILLLVSLLALNGASAQPQRHPPYFASISAGRAMMRTGPGQNYPGTWLYVRPDLPIRVIEIYQNWRKVQDPEGTTGWMLVNLLSDRRTAIVRGSAAAPMHESPDPGARVRYRAAPGVVGRVSRCGGGWCRFDVHGRDGYVRIDSLWGVGPDETVG, encoded by the coding sequence ATGCGCGCAATCCTAACGCCGATCCTGTTGCTCGTGTCGCTGCTGGCCCTGAACGGGGCGAGCGCGCAGCCGCAGCGTCACCCGCCCTATTTCGCGTCGATCTCGGCGGGGCGGGCGATGATGCGGACCGGGCCGGGACAGAATTATCCGGGCACCTGGCTCTACGTGCGGCCGGACCTGCCGATCCGGGTCATCGAAATCTATCAGAACTGGCGGAAGGTCCAGGATCCGGAGGGGACGACCGGCTGGATGCTCGTCAATCTGCTGAGCGACCGGCGCACCGCGATCGTGCGGGGCAGCGCCGCCGCGCCGATGCACGAATCGCCGGATCCGGGCGCGCGGGTGCGTTATCGCGCAGCGCCGGGCGTGGTCGGCCGCGTGTCGCGCTGCGGCGGCGGCTGGTGCCGCTTCGACGTCCATGGCCGCGACGGCTATGTCCGGATCGACTCGCTGTGGGGCGTCGGCCCGGACGAAACGGTCGGCTGA
- a CDS encoding NAD(P)H-dependent flavin oxidoreductase — protein MFKGIKPILYAGREVLPLIEGGKGVAATNHMSSGAWAAAGGIGTVSAVNADSYDPEGRIIPQIYHALTRRERHEELIRYAIDGAVQQVQRAYDIASGRGAININVLWEMGGAQRVLHGVLEKTKGLVAGVTCGAGMPYKLSEIAASYGVNYLPIISSARAFSALWKRAYHKAAEWLGAVVYEDPWLAGGHNGLSNAEDPLAPQDPYPRVKALRETMRSGGIDDSVPIVMAGGVWNLKEWNHWIDNDELGQIAFQFGTRPLLTKESPIPDEWKARLMTLEEGDVLLHRFSPTGFYSSAVRNPFLRNLEARSHRQIAFTKEPLGDHAFQLDVGVMGKKNYWVTKGDLLHARTWYAEGYTEALKTPDETLVFVTPEEKHVIRKDQADCMGCLSQCGFSSWADNEKNTTGRLADPRSFCIQKTLQDIAHGGSTENNLMFAGHAAFRFKKDPFYSNGFVPTVKQLMERIQTGD, from the coding sequence ATGTTCAAGGGTATCAAGCCGATCCTCTATGCGGGGCGCGAAGTGCTGCCGCTGATCGAGGGCGGCAAAGGCGTGGCGGCGACGAACCACATGAGTTCCGGCGCCTGGGCGGCCGCTGGCGGCATCGGGACGGTGTCCGCGGTCAACGCCGACAGCTACGATCCCGAAGGGCGGATCATCCCCCAGATCTATCACGCGCTGACGCGACGCGAGCGGCACGAGGAGCTGATCCGCTATGCCATCGACGGCGCGGTCCAGCAGGTGCAGCGCGCCTACGACATCGCCTCCGGCAGGGGCGCGATCAACATCAACGTCCTGTGGGAAATGGGCGGCGCGCAGCGCGTGCTCCACGGCGTCCTTGAAAAGACCAAGGGGCTGGTCGCCGGCGTCACCTGCGGCGCGGGCATGCCCTACAAATTGTCGGAGATCGCCGCATCCTACGGCGTCAATTATCTGCCGATCATCAGCTCCGCGCGCGCCTTCTCGGCGCTGTGGAAGCGCGCCTATCACAAGGCGGCGGAATGGCTCGGCGCGGTGGTCTATGAGGATCCGTGGCTCGCCGGCGGTCATAACGGCCTGTCCAATGCCGAAGACCCGCTCGCGCCGCAGGACCCCTATCCGCGCGTGAAGGCCCTGCGCGAGACGATGCGCAGCGGCGGCATCGACGACAGCGTGCCGATCGTGATGGCCGGCGGCGTCTGGAACCTCAAGGAATGGAACCACTGGATCGACAATGACGAGCTGGGGCAGATCGCCTTCCAGTTCGGCACGCGGCCCTTGCTCACCAAGGAAAGCCCGATCCCGGACGAATGGAAGGCGCGGCTGATGACGCTGGAGGAAGGCGATGTCCTGCTCCACCGCTTCTCGCCGACGGGCTTCTACTCCTCCGCGGTCCGCAATCCGTTCCTGCGCAATCTGGAGGCGCGCTCGCACCGGCAGATCGCCTTCACCAAGGAGCCGCTGGGCGATCATGCCTTCCAGCTCGACGTCGGCGTCATGGGCAAGAAGAATTACTGGGTGACCAAGGGCGATCTGCTCCATGCGCGCACCTGGTATGCCGAAGGCTATACCGAGGCGCTGAAGACGCCGGACGAGACGCTCGTCTTCGTGACGCCCGAGGAAAAGCACGTCATCCGCAAGGACCAGGCGGACTGCATGGGCTGCCTGTCCCAATGCGGCTTTTCGTCCTGGGCGGACAATGAGAAGAACACGACCGGCCGCCTGGCCGATCCGCGCAGCTTCTGCATCCAGAAGACGTTGCAGGACATCGCCCATGGCGGATCGACCGAGAACAACCTCATGTTCGCCGGTCACGCGGCCTTCCGCTTCAAGAAGGACCCGTTCTATTCAAACGGCTTCGTGCCGACCGTGAAGCAGCTCATGGAGCGGATCCAGACGGGGGATTGA
- a CDS encoding glycosyltransferase, producing the protein MAPVRILHCHSTFSLGGKEARAVRLMNAFGDAAEHSILSAMPDRLGARDAISPDIRVSFPTGAPPLTGPPTPRRLWRLASYLRGFDLVLSYNWGAFDAVMARRLFAGLVRLPPLIHHEDGFNEDEAVRLDPRRNRYRRFGLPAARALVVPSKRLETVARSHWSRAALRIPNGVPVARFARPPEAGAIPGFERRPGEIVIGTVAGLRAVKNLPRLVRAVAAMRSKDVRLVIVGEGPESDRIAAEAGAHGLGARLVMPGFLTDPARWIAHFDIFALSSDSEQFPISLVEAMAAGLPVVATAVGDVIEMVSADNRPLIVEPADEAGFTAALDSLAEQTALRHAIGAANRATARTEYDEAKMIAAYARLYGEAIGRPDAFAPCA; encoded by the coding sequence ATGGCGCCGGTCCGCATCCTTCACTGCCATTCGACCTTCTCGCTCGGCGGCAAGGAAGCGCGCGCGGTGCGGTTGATGAACGCATTCGGCGACGCCGCCGAACATTCGATCCTGTCCGCGATGCCCGATCGGCTCGGCGCGCGCGACGCGATCTCGCCGGACATCCGGGTCTCGTTCCCGACCGGCGCGCCGCCGCTCACGGGGCCGCCGACGCCCCGGCGGCTCTGGCGGCTCGCCAGCTATCTTCGCGGCTTCGATCTCGTGCTCAGCTATAATTGGGGCGCGTTCGATGCGGTGATGGCGCGCCGCCTGTTCGCCGGCCTGGTCCGGCTTCCGCCGCTCATCCACCACGAAGACGGGTTCAACGAGGACGAAGCGGTGCGGCTCGATCCGCGACGCAACCGCTATCGACGCTTCGGCCTTCCGGCAGCGAGGGCGCTGGTCGTGCCTTCGAAGCGGCTCGAAACGGTCGCACGGAGCCATTGGAGCCGTGCGGCGCTTCGCATTCCCAACGGCGTCCCCGTCGCCCGGTTCGCGAGGCCGCCGGAGGCCGGCGCGATCCCGGGCTTCGAGCGCCGGCCGGGGGAAATCGTGATCGGCACCGTCGCGGGGCTTCGCGCGGTCAAGAATCTGCCGCGGCTGGTGCGGGCGGTGGCGGCGATGCGCTCGAAGGACGTGCGGCTCGTCATTGTCGGCGAAGGACCGGAAAGCGACCGGATCGCCGCGGAAGCGGGCGCGCACGGCCTCGGGGCCCGTCTGGTGATGCCCGGGTTCCTGACGGATCCGGCGCGCTGGATCGCGCATTTCGACATTTTCGCGCTGTCCTCCGACAGCGAGCAATTTCCGATCTCTCTGGTCGAGGCGATGGCGGCGGGCCTTCCAGTCGTGGCGACCGCCGTCGGCGATGTGATCGAAATGGTATCGGCGGACAATCGCCCGCTCATCGTCGAGCCGGCCGACGAGGCGGGGTTCACGGCGGCCCTCGACAGCCTCGCCGAGCAAACCGCGCTGCGCCACGCCATCGGCGCCGCCAATCGCGCCACCGCCCGGACCGAGTATGACGAGGCGAAGATGATCGCCGCTTATGCCCGCCTCTATGGCGAAGCGATCGGCCGGCCGGACGCGTTTGCGCCATGCGCATGA
- a CDS encoding acyltransferase family protein, which yields MHEAIGAQARRTDRIERHYGLDWLRIGAFALLIPYHVGMYFAPGGWVVHAGERVEWIDFPLAMIRPWRLCLLFLVSGYASRALLGKLASPAAFARARSERLLLPLIFGTAIIVAPQTWVRAAQAGYPGSLWQFLLHDRWTAMLSGRWSLVEHLWFVDYLWVYTMALVAAMLWLPARTKAWLAAQAARLASGWRVLMVPLALVVLGRLSILFLIPQGGNVLTDWHGHLSYIPPFLFGFALAGTPALWPALARIVRPAIAITIACAVVLWWAEAAWPEGTMPGHLTAMLILAASAAMGWTMPLILVAVAERWLKRDHPLRAPAAEAVFPFYLLHQTIIVWVGWEIRPLGLPFAIAYPLLLAVTLAACFAFYLAGREIAWLRPWIGLSPASASASERVKRAQFLTRGS from the coding sequence ATGCACGAAGCCATTGGCGCCCAGGCGAGACGAACGGACCGGATCGAGCGCCATTACGGGCTCGATTGGCTGCGGATCGGCGCGTTCGCGCTGCTCATCCCCTATCATGTCGGCATGTATTTCGCCCCCGGCGGCTGGGTGGTCCACGCCGGCGAGCGGGTGGAATGGATCGATTTCCCGCTCGCGATGATCCGGCCGTGGCGGCTTTGCCTGCTGTTCCTCGTGTCAGGCTATGCCTCACGCGCGTTGCTCGGCAAGCTTGCGAGCCCGGCCGCTTTCGCCCGCGCGCGCAGCGAACGGCTGCTGCTGCCGCTCATCTTCGGCACAGCGATCATCGTCGCGCCGCAGACCTGGGTGCGCGCGGCCCAGGCCGGCTATCCGGGCTCGCTCTGGCAGTTCCTCCTGCACGATCGTTGGACCGCCATGCTGTCGGGGCGATGGAGCCTGGTCGAGCATCTGTGGTTCGTCGATTATCTGTGGGTCTATACGATGGCGCTGGTCGCCGCGATGCTGTGGCTGCCGGCGCGGACCAAGGCCTGGCTCGCGGCGCAGGCCGCGCGGCTCGCGAGCGGGTGGCGCGTCCTGATGGTGCCGCTCGCGCTGGTGGTCCTTGGCCGCCTTTCGATCCTGTTCCTGATCCCGCAGGGCGGCAATGTGCTGACCGACTGGCACGGCCATCTTTCCTACATCCCGCCCTTCCTGTTCGGCTTCGCGCTCGCCGGGACGCCCGCACTGTGGCCTGCGCTGGCGCGCATCGTCCGGCCGGCGATCGCGATCACCATCGCCTGCGCGGTGGTGCTCTGGTGGGCCGAGGCGGCCTGGCCCGAAGGCACGATGCCCGGGCATCTCACCGCAATGCTCATCCTCGCGGCGTCCGCGGCGATGGGGTGGACGATGCCGCTGATCCTCGTCGCGGTCGCGGAGCGCTGGCTGAAGCGCGATCATCCGCTGCGCGCGCCGGCGGCCGAAGCGGTCTTCCCCTTCTATCTCCTGCACCAGACGATCATCGTGTGGGTCGGTTGGGAAATCCGGCCGCTCGGCCTTCCGTTCGCCATTGCCTATCCGCTGCTGCTCGCCGTGACGCTCGCCGCCTGCTTCGCCTTCTATCTGGCGGGCCGCGAAATCGCCTGGCTGCGGCCCTGGATCGGGCTGAGCCCGGCAAGCGCGTCGGCGAGCGAAAGGGTGAAGCGCGCCCAGTTCCTCACGCGCGGATCGTGA
- a CDS encoding alpha/beta fold hydrolase, protein MADWSNGYWESGDGLRLHYRDYAGPASRPPIICIPGLTRNARDFEGVAGRLAGQWRVICIDLRGRGESAYAKDPMTYVPAAYIQDIDALVRELALDRFVLIGTSLGGLITMLMAMADGSRIAGALLNDIGPVIEPRGLDHIRSYVGRPQNWPTWLHAARALRESQGDRYPDWDIDQWLVYAKRVCKLTPAGRIVLDYDMRIAEPFKLANDNAYDLWPAFRSLSGIPTTLVRGELSDLLSVETAKRMKKEVPKLALTTVPRVGHAPTLDEPESVAAIDALLARVQAG, encoded by the coding sequence ATGGCGGATTGGTCCAATGGCTATTGGGAATCAGGCGACGGCCTCAGGCTCCACTACCGCGATTATGCCGGCCCGGCGAGCCGTCCGCCGATCATCTGCATTCCGGGCCTGACCAGGAACGCGCGCGACTTCGAAGGCGTTGCGGGGCGGCTCGCGGGGCAATGGCGGGTGATCTGCATCGATCTGCGCGGGCGCGGCGAGAGCGCCTATGCCAAGGACCCGATGACCTATGTGCCGGCCGCCTATATCCAGGATATCGACGCGCTGGTGCGCGAGCTGGCGCTGGACCGGTTCGTCCTCATCGGCACGTCGCTGGGCGGCCTGATCACGATGCTGATGGCGATGGCCGACGGCAGCCGGATCGCCGGCGCCCTGCTCAACGATATCGGCCCCGTGATCGAGCCGCGCGGGCTCGATCATATCCGATCCTATGTCGGCCGGCCGCAGAACTGGCCGACCTGGCTTCATGCCGCGCGCGCGCTGCGCGAAAGCCAGGGCGATCGCTACCCCGACTGGGACATCGACCAGTGGCTCGTCTATGCGAAGCGCGTGTGCAAGCTGACGCCGGCGGGGCGGATCGTGCTCGATTACGACATGCGGATCGCCGAACCGTTCAAGCTGGCCAACGACAATGCCTACGACCTGTGGCCCGCCTTCCGGAGCCTCTCCGGCATCCCGACCACATTGGTGCGCGGCGAATTGTCCGACCTGTTGAGCGTCGAGACGGCGAAGCGGATGAAGAAGGAAGTGCCGAAGCTCGCGCTCACCACGGTGCCCCGCGTCGGCCATGCGCCGACGCTCGACGAGCCGGAGTCGGTGGCGGCGATCGACGCGCTGCTCGCGCGGGTTCAGGCGGGTTGA